The following are from one region of the Natronosporangium hydrolyticum genome:
- a CDS encoding heme/hemin ABC transporter substrate-binding protein produces MSPRRSLTAATLAALMLGAAGCAAADPADAADDCGPTTATVGSDDITPVSPPPTPALPVTVTSADGAEVTVTDASRILPVNLYGSIAEIVFSLGLGDRVVGRDTATTFPAAAELPLVTPGGHDLAAEGVLALDPTVVLADASIGPPEVLDQLRRSGIPVVLIDDEQTLPAVTLHIREIAAALGVVEAGEELVTRVEQEIDEARATAPTGADPLRVAFLYLRGTAGVYLLAGEDSGADAMIEAIGAEDAGSAIGISGFRPLTSEGLINAGPEVILVMSEGLDSVGGIEGLLELPGVAQTPAGEQQRIVDMADGVLLSFGARTGEAVAALAEAVHGTC; encoded by the coding sequence GTGAGCCCCCGGCGCAGCCTCACCGCGGCCACCCTCGCGGCGCTGATGCTCGGAGCCGCCGGCTGCGCCGCCGCCGACCCGGCCGACGCCGCCGACGACTGTGGGCCGACCACCGCCACCGTCGGCTCCGACGACATCACCCCGGTCTCGCCACCGCCGACCCCAGCCCTGCCGGTCACCGTGACCTCCGCCGACGGCGCCGAGGTCACGGTGACCGACGCCAGCCGGATCCTGCCGGTCAATCTGTATGGTTCGATCGCTGAGATCGTCTTCAGTCTCGGGTTGGGCGACCGGGTGGTGGGTCGCGACACCGCCACCACCTTCCCGGCCGCGGCCGAGCTGCCGCTGGTCACCCCCGGCGGCCACGATCTGGCCGCCGAAGGGGTGCTGGCGCTGGACCCGACCGTCGTCCTCGCCGACGCCAGCATCGGCCCGCCCGAGGTGCTCGATCAGCTGCGCCGCAGCGGCATCCCGGTGGTGTTGATCGACGACGAGCAGACCCTGCCCGCCGTCACTCTCCACATTCGTGAGATCGCCGCCGCCCTCGGGGTGGTCGAGGCCGGCGAGGAGCTGGTGACCCGGGTGGAGCAGGAGATCGACGAGGCTCGCGCCACCGCCCCCACCGGCGCAGACCCGCTGCGGGTCGCCTTCCTCTACCTGCGCGGCACCGCCGGGGTGTATCTGCTCGCCGGCGAGGACTCCGGTGCGGACGCGATGATCGAAGCGATCGGGGCCGAGGACGCCGGCAGCGCGATCGGCATCTCTGGTTTCCGGCCACTGACCAGCGAAGGTCTGATCAACGCCGGCCCCGAGGTGATCCTGGTGATGTCCGAGGGTCTGGACTCGGTCGGCGGCATCGAGGGCCTGCTCGAGCTGCCCGGCGTGGCCCAGACCCCCGCCGGCGAACAGCAACGGATCGTGGACATGGCCGACGGGGTCCTGCTCAGCTTCGGCGCCCGCACCGGGGAAGCGGTGGCGGCGCTCGCCGAGGCGGTGCACGGCACGTGCTGA
- a CDS encoding HtaA domain-containing protein → MTTGSARPRRAGLARAARWVAAVAVGLVAAATGGVGVAAAAESDIADGHLDWGFKQSFRQYVSNGNGNPPIAASDGAAVNSDGTFRFPVTGGTYDDSSGATTVHHGGTIVFSYPAHFFEITIANPTVVISGGNGVLLADVELVTSGGGFEPVDEVQAEIAELATAGSSPIVDGGVVRWEALAATMTANGAEAFAGFYGAGEALDPVSFAFSTDGSVPTDPETATVTVTPASGLDPAGATIQVSGSGFDPTSPGINLAFGPATGDWWSDSSQYLSAKWVHPGGNPGGNQDRLNSDGTFSTTLEVAGEYTDGGGNQVDCVSQQCYVVTMRAHGQPDRSQDTRTPIEFAGGPPGTGGSDEQQITVDVLGGPLTLSVAGDSVQLSDAAIGGTATGELNQAEVEDLRGTNAGWSLVGQVGEFTGDAGTFPGNQLGWAPQADVVSGPGLVAPGSPVGSGLGDARTLCSAGAGASAGTFECGAELNLGIPGSAAPGRYTATLTLTLA, encoded by the coding sequence ATGACGACAGGCAGTGCGCGACCACGACGGGCCGGGCTGGCCCGGGCGGCGCGATGGGTGGCGGCAGTCGCGGTGGGCCTGGTGGCCGCCGCCACCGGCGGTGTCGGCGTCGCGGCCGCGGCGGAATCCGACATCGCCGACGGCCATCTCGACTGGGGATTCAAACAGTCGTTCCGGCAGTACGTATCGAACGGCAACGGTAACCCGCCAATCGCGGCTAGCGACGGTGCCGCCGTCAACAGCGACGGCACGTTCCGCTTTCCGGTCACCGGCGGCACCTACGATGACAGTAGCGGCGCCACCACCGTCCACCATGGTGGCACCATCGTCTTCTCTTACCCGGCCCACTTCTTCGAGATCACGATCGCCAACCCGACCGTCGTCATCAGCGGCGGAAACGGAGTCCTGCTCGCCGATGTGGAGCTGGTCACCTCGGGCGGTGGCTTCGAGCCGGTCGACGAGGTCCAGGCCGAGATCGCGGAGCTGGCCACCGCCGGCAGCTCGCCGATCGTCGACGGCGGCGTGGTCCGGTGGGAAGCCCTGGCGGCCACCATGACCGCCAACGGCGCCGAGGCGTTCGCCGGCTTCTACGGGGCGGGGGAGGCGCTCGACCCGGTCTCCTTCGCCTTCAGCACCGACGGCTCGGTGCCCACCGATCCAGAGACCGCGACGGTCACCGTCACCCCGGCCAGCGGCCTCGACCCGGCCGGCGCCACGATCCAGGTCAGTGGCTCCGGCTTCGACCCGACCTCGCCCGGGATCAACCTGGCGTTCGGGCCGGCGACCGGCGACTGGTGGAGCGATTCGTCGCAGTACCTGAGCGCCAAGTGGGTACACCCCGGTGGCAACCCTGGAGGCAACCAGGATCGGCTCAACTCGGACGGCACCTTCAGCACCACGCTCGAGGTCGCCGGAGAGTACACCGATGGCGGTGGCAACCAGGTCGACTGCGTCAGTCAGCAGTGCTATGTGGTCACGATGCGGGCGCACGGCCAGCCCGACCGCAGCCAGGACACCCGGACCCCGATCGAGTTCGCCGGTGGCCCACCCGGCACCGGTGGCAGCGACGAGCAACAGATCACGGTGGACGTGCTCGGCGGGCCGCTCACCCTCTCGGTCGCCGGTGACTCGGTGCAGCTCTCGGACGCGGCGATCGGCGGTACCGCCACTGGCGAGCTGAACCAGGCCGAGGTAGAGGATCTGCGCGGCACCAACGCAGGCTGGAGCCTGGTCGGGCAGGTCGGTGAGTTCACCGGCGACGCCGGCACCTTCCCCGGCAACCAGCTCGGCTGGGCGCCGCAGGCCGACGTGGTGAGCGGACCTGGTCTGGTCGCACCGGGCTCACCGGTCGGCTCCGGGCTCGGCGACGCGCGTACCTTGTGCTCGGCTGGCGCCGGCGCCAGCGCCGGCACCTTCGAATGCGGCGCCGAGCTGAACCTGGGCATCCCCGGTTCGGCCGCTCCCGGCCGCTACACCGCCACGTTGACCCTCACGTTGGCGTGA
- a CDS encoding FecCD family ABC transporter permease, whose translation MTARPAPAAAAVRPASGRRGRYLLLGLTITLLVAAVFAAGTGQVAVSPAEVVGSLLHRLGLGLGPVPSAPHGENALWQVRFPRVCLAILVGACLGCGGAVMQGIFGNPLAEPGVVGVSAGAAVGAAIILVAGTTVVGGVAAAAFVGGLVTTVAVYLLARSGGRTEVVTLVLTGIAVNAVAGAALGLLMFLTDADGVRAIAFWNLGSLAAASWPNVLTVGICAVVGLAVAQAYTRRLDLLALGERPARHLGVDVERMRLVLIAVTALLTAAAVAFCGIIGFVGLVVPHLIRMVAGPGHRVLVPASALGGALVVVVGDLIARTAIPYQELPLGVLTALVGGPFFFWLLRRTRARAGGWA comes from the coding sequence ATGACCGCCCGGCCCGCGCCGGCCGCCGCCGCGGTGCGACCCGCCAGCGGCCGGCGCGGCCGCTACCTGCTGCTGGGCCTGACGATCACCCTGCTGGTGGCGGCGGTCTTCGCCGCCGGCACCGGTCAGGTCGCGGTCAGCCCCGCCGAAGTGGTCGGCTCGTTGCTGCACCGGCTCGGCCTCGGCCTCGGGCCGGTGCCGAGCGCCCCGCACGGCGAGAACGCGCTGTGGCAGGTCCGGTTTCCCCGGGTGTGCCTCGCCATCCTGGTCGGGGCCTGTCTCGGCTGCGGCGGCGCGGTGATGCAGGGCATCTTCGGCAACCCGCTCGCCGAACCCGGCGTCGTCGGAGTTTCGGCGGGGGCGGCGGTCGGTGCGGCGATCATTCTGGTCGCCGGCACCACCGTGGTCGGCGGCGTGGCCGCGGCCGCGTTCGTGGGCGGCCTGGTCACCACCGTCGCGGTCTACCTGTTGGCCCGCAGCGGCGGCCGGACCGAGGTGGTGACCCTGGTGCTGACCGGCATCGCGGTCAACGCGGTCGCCGGTGCCGCCCTCGGGCTGCTGATGTTCCTGACCGACGCCGACGGCGTACGGGCGATCGCGTTCTGGAATCTGGGCAGTCTCGCCGCCGCGAGCTGGCCCAATGTGCTGACCGTCGGGATCTGTGCGGTGGTGGGCCTCGCCGTGGCGCAGGCTTACACCCGACGGCTCGACCTGCTGGCGTTGGGTGAACGCCCGGCCCGCCACCTCGGCGTCGACGTGGAACGGATGCGGCTGGTGCTGATCGCGGTCACCGCGCTGCTGACCGCGGCGGCGGTCGCCTTCTGCGGCATCATCGGGTTTGTCGGGCTGGTGGTGCCGCACCTGATCCGGATGGTCGCCGGCCCCGGCCACCGGGTGCTGGTGCCGGCCAGCGCGCTCGGCGGCGCCCTGGTGGTCGTCGTCGGCGACCTCATCGCCCGCACCGCCATCCCGTATCAGGAGCTGCCGCTCGGAGTGCTCACCGCGCTCGTGGGCGGGCCGTTCTTCTTCTGGCTGCTGCGCCGTACCCGGGCGCGGGCAGGAGGCTGGGCATGA